One Engraulis encrasicolus isolate BLACKSEA-1 chromosome 5, IST_EnEncr_1.0, whole genome shotgun sequence DNA segment encodes these proteins:
- the spag1b gene encoding sperm-associated antigen 1, protein MSAKVVNSILNTEVVDYSNKIPVEHLDYGYIEKCTDVKYLEKILKVLRSGEEGIYPHLIDYCEKHIEKLDPKSRALRKDKPVSSAAALPSEEWNQISEELKSWETEMRVGDVQLKQLPLFADDENVPPIRGSNCSVQGTSANGEKKKKAKKPPVPRDYREWDKLDIEKECAKVDGKSTGDATRTVINHGRPQIQRTLRTSSLTDQEKTVLANREKDKGNEAFKANDYEEAVAYYTRSLSIMPTVAAYNNRAQAEIKLQNWHRALNDCQKVLELEPANAKGLLRRATVQKHLENLQVAVDDVNTVLHMEPHNEIAKKLLHELKKKMAEKASGSRPSKGKKMLIEEIEEEEEEGQEEEMEECVERGSSQASACGESSRSSASAATGEEPGDMGNAQKKPHGAAGTAGGPGGGAGGPRTGGRGGHHHNADKYTATADSKAGKGLANGNSNHHGESQGAGRPGGGESKVNLDAPAGNLPPPLARLKNEGNHLFKNGQFGDAIEKYSKAIEGYAEAGVDSPEDLCILYSNRAACYLKDGNSGDCISDCTKALELQPFQLKPLLRRAMAYESLERYRKAYADYKTVLQIDISTQAAHDSVNRITRMLIDQDGPEWREKLPEIPIVPLSAQQHRTEEPLSAEEAQARAQRNAEEAARKAEARFSLFKSEGNEMVKKGRYEDAAGKYSECLKLKPSECAVYTNRALCYVKLERFAEAKQDCDSALGLEPNNKKAFYRRAMAHKGLKDYVACSSDLQKVLQLDPGVQEAEKELQEVKELLKQSQSLATGSPAKARRTVPITEVDDTEVSPSKGQQQHDSAPEQNHVNQTTSPLNQPSNAYEFGQALSAARSHDDTAACAELLRFVPPETLPSYIANQLDGHTVAFIMRALDGHLLQKDPALVYRHLNHLHTAERFSVVLMLLDKEERAGMTQLFEHLAAQESEAFSKDDVQNLANKYI, encoded by the exons ATGAGTGCTAAAGTGGTGAACAGTATTCTGAACACTGAAGTGGTGGACTATTCTAACAAGATTCCAGTGGAGCATCTGGATTATGGTTATATTGAGAAgtgcactgatgtgaaatacCTGGAAAAGATCTTAAAAGTTCTAAG GTCTGGAGAAGAAGGCATTTACCCTCATCTTATTGACTACTGTGAGAAACACATTGAGAAGCTCGACCCTAAGAGTCGCGCCCTCCGAAAAGACAAACCTGTGTCCTCAGCAGCAGCCCTACCCAGTGAAGAATGGAACCAGATTTCAGAGGAACTCAAG AGCTGGGAGACAGAGATGCGGGTGGGTGATGTGCAGCTGAAACAGCTTCCCTTGTTTGCTGACGATGAAAATGTGCCGCCCATTCGAGGCTCTAACTGCTCCGTTCAG GGCACGTCTGCCAacggagagaaaaagaagaaggcaaaaaagccccctGTCCCCCGTGATTACAGGGAGTGGGACAA ACTTGATATTGAGAAAGAGTGTGCCAAAGTTGATGGGAAGTCAACCGGTGATGCAACCCGTACTGTCATCAACCATGGTCGCCCTCAAATTCAAAGAACACTGCGCACAAGCT CATTGACTGATCAAGAAAAGACTGTTCTAGCAAACCGCGAGAAGGACAAGGGCAACGAGGCTTTCAAAGCCAATGACTATGAGGAGGCAGTGGCCTATTATACAAG GAGTCTGTCCATTATGCCCACGGTGGCAGCTTACAACAACAGGGCCCAGGCAGAGATCAAGCTGCAGAACTGGCACCGGGCCCTCAACGACTGCCAGAAGGTGCTGGAGCTGGAACCAGCCAATGCCAAAG GTCTGCTGCGCCGTGCCACTGTACAGAAGCACCTGGAAAACCTGCAAGTGGCCGTGGATGATGTCAACACCGTCCTTCACATGGAGCCACACAATGAGATCGCAAAG AAACTCCTTCATGAGCTGAAGAAGAAGATGGCAGAAAAGGCCTCTGGCAGCAGGCCATCGAAGGGAAAGAAGATGTTGATtgaagagatagaggaggaggaagaagaaggacaagaggaggaaatggaggagtGTG TTGAGCGAGGCAGCAGCCAGGCGAGTGCGTGTGGggagagcagcaggagcagcgcgTCGGCCGCTACAGGAGAGGAGCCAGGCGACATGGGCAACGCGCAGAAGAAGCCCCACGGAGCCGCCGGCACAGCAGGAGGACCAGGAGGAGGTGCCGGGGGTCCCAGGACGGGGGGCAGGGGGGGCCACCACCACAACGCAGACAAGTACACGGCCACAGCGGACAGCAAGGCGGGCAAAGGGCTAGCCAATGGCAACAGCAACCACCACGGGGAGAGCCAGGGCGCCGGCAGGCCAGGCGGGGGCGAGAGTAAGGTCAATCTGGACGCCCCCGCCGGCAACCTGCCCCCGCCACTGGCACGCCTCAAGAACGAAGGGAACCACCTCTTCAAAAATGGACAGTTTGGGGATGCCATTGAGAAGTACTCCAAAGCTATCGAGGGCTACGCAGAAGCAG GTGTTGACAGCCCAGAGGACCTCTGTATCCTGTACTCCAACAGAGCAGCCTGCTACCTGAAGGATGGGAACAGCGGCGACTGCATTTCAGACTGCACAAA GGCCTTGGAGCTGCAGCCGTTCCAGCTGAAGCCTCTGCTGAGGAGAGCCATGGCCTACGAGTCCCTGGAGCGCTACCGCAAGGCCTACGCCGACTACAAGACCGTGCTGCAGATCGACATCAGCACGCAGGCCGCCCACGACAGCGTCAACAG gaTAACGCGGATGCTGATAGATCAGGATGGTCCAGAGTGGCGTGAGAAGCTTCCTGAGATCCCCATAGTGCCCCTGTCTGCCCAGCAGCACCGCACAGAGGAGCCCCTCAGCGCAGAGGAGGCCCAGGCACGCGCACAGCGCAACGCAGAGGAGGCCG CTCGGAAAGCGGAAGCTCGCTTCTCACTCTTCAAGTCGGAGGGAAACGAGATGGTGAAGAAAGGCCGCTACGAGGACGCGGCGGGGAAGTACAGCGAATGCCTTAAACTCAAACCCAGCGAGTGTGCTGTATACACCAACAG AGCTCTGTGCTATGTGAAACTGGAGCGCTTTGCGGAGGCCAAGCAGGACTGTGACTCGGCCCTGGGCCTGGAGCCCAACAACAAGAAGGCCTTCTACAGGCGAGCCATGGCACACAAGGGACTCAAG gactACGTGGCGTGCAGTAGTGATCTTCAGAAGGTGCTGCAGCTGGACCCGGGTGTCCAGGAGgcggagaaggagctgcaggaggtgaaggagctCCTCAAGCAGAGCCAGAGTCTGGCCACCGGCTCCCCAGCCAAGGCACGACGCACCGTACCCATCACAGAG GTGGATGACACAGAGGTGTCACCCAGCAAAGGCCAGCAGCAGCATGACTCAGCCCCAGAGCAGAACCACGTCAACCAGACGACGAGCCCCCTCAACCAGCCCTCAAACGCCTACGAGTTCGGCCAGGCACTGAGCGCAGCGCGGTCCCACGACGACACGGCAGCCTGCGCCGAGCTCCTCCGCTTCGTCCCCCCGGAAACGCTTCCCTCGTACATCGCAAACCAGCTGGACGGCCATACTGTAGCGTTTATCATGCGGGCGCTGGACGGACACCTCCTGCAGAAGGACCCCGCCCTGGTGTACCGACACCTTAACCACCTTCACACCGCCGAGCGCTTCTCC gtggtgctgatgctgctagACAAAGAGGAGCGCGCCGGGATGACTCAGCTGTTTGAGCACCTGGCGGCGCAGGAGAGCGAGGCCTTCTCCAAGGACGACGTGCAGAACTTGGCCAACAAGTACATCTGA